A single genomic interval of Physeter macrocephalus isolate SW-GA unplaced genomic scaffold, ASM283717v5 random_1023, whole genome shotgun sequence harbors:
- the PSMG3 gene encoding proteasome assembly chaperone 3 — MEGKPLVISKEKTAVVCGVPTQVVCTAFSTHILVVVTQFGKMGTLVSLEPSDVTSDVGKPVLTTKVLLGQDEPLIHVFAKNLVAFVSQEAGNRAVLLALAVKDKSMEGVTALKEEIRTCQVW; from the exons ATGGAAGGTAAGCCATTGGTGATATCGAAAGAGAAGACTGCAGTGGTGTGTGGGGTCCCCACCCAGGTGGTCTGTACAGCCTTCAGCACTCACATCCTGGTGGTGGTGACCCAGTTCGGGAAGATGGGTACCCTGGTCTCCCTGGAACCCAGCGATGTGACCAGTGACGTCGGCAAGCCCGTGCTGACCACTAAAGTCCTCCTCGGGCAGGACGAG CCTCTCATCCATGTCTTCGCAAAGAATCTGGTGGCGTTTGTGTCTCAGGAAGCTGGGAACAGAGCAGTCCTTCTCGCCCTAGCCGTGAAGGACAAGAGCATGGAGGGGGTGACGGCCTTGAAAGAGGAGATCCGGACGTGCCAGGTGTGGTGA